A stretch of the Massilia varians genome encodes the following:
- a CDS encoding aldose 1-epimerase: MLERLTLRNARLLAEIVPQVGGGLARLDWLDGGKAQPLLRALPPDATDTPLPGQLACFPLLPWSNRMAPSGFAFEGRRHVPAPNRQGEPCPIHGDGWQQPWRVAAHHDSALTLSLDRWDAQPFAYTAELHYILDKDALVVELSVRNAGRSALPFGIGLHPWMPDPQGARLEAGANSVWMAGPDKLPLMRQDIPPEWRFDSPAPLPQGGVDNVFEGWIGAARITWPQRGLALEVQADMDYFILYVPPGRDVFCFEPVDHPINAHNLPGHPGLTVLAPGATLRRRCVFRGAAL; this comes from the coding sequence GTGCTGGAACGCCTCACGCTACGCAACGCGCGCCTGCTGGCCGAGATTGTTCCGCAGGTCGGGGGCGGCCTGGCGCGGCTGGACTGGCTGGACGGCGGCAAAGCGCAGCCGCTGCTGCGCGCCTTGCCGCCCGACGCGACGGACACGCCGCTGCCCGGGCAACTGGCCTGTTTCCCGCTGCTGCCCTGGTCGAACCGGATGGCGCCCTCGGGCTTTGCCTTCGAGGGCCGGCGCCACGTGCCCGCGCCGAACCGGCAAGGGGAGCCTTGCCCGATCCACGGCGACGGCTGGCAGCAGCCCTGGCGCGTCGCCGCCCACCACGATAGCGCTCTTACCCTGAGCCTGGACCGCTGGGATGCGCAACCTTTCGCCTACACGGCCGAGCTGCACTACATCCTGGACAAGGATGCGCTGGTGGTGGAGCTCAGCGTGCGCAACGCGGGCCGCAGCGCGCTGCCCTTCGGGATCGGCCTGCATCCGTGGATGCCCGACCCGCAAGGTGCCCGGCTGGAAGCCGGGGCCAACAGCGTCTGGATGGCCGGCCCCGACAAGCTGCCGCTGATGCGCCAGGACATCCCGCCCGAGTGGCGCTTCGACAGCCCCGCGCCTTTGCCGCAAGGCGGCGTCGACAACGTATTCGAGGGCTGGATCGGCGCCGCCCGCATCACCTGGCCGCAACGCGGCCTTGCACTGGAGGTACAGGCCGACATGGATTACTTCATCCTCTACGTGCCGCCGGGACGCGACGTCTTCTGCTTCGAACCGGTGGACCATCCGATCAATGCGCACAACCTGCCTGGCCATCCCGGCCTGACGGTATTGGCGCCGGGCGCCACGCTGCGGCGGCGCTGCGTATTCCGCGGAGCGGCGCTGTGA
- a CDS encoding FadR/GntR family transcriptional regulator codes for MKKTAALNDNSVNEPRLYRVVSAKIEELIRAENIRPGERLPAERELATKLGVSRTSLREALIALELGGTVEVRGGSGVYVSEQAQPQAEVPTVGPGPFEVLAARRLIEVEVAALAAKHASDSAIDAILRAVEEMEQHHEDRSGNESADRNFHLAIARATGNSAMVGVIEYLWSQRGSLWHKLKEHFQTEELRQQTLIDHRNIFAAIASHDVAGARTAMRAHLDRVTRTFSRG; via the coding sequence ATGAAGAAAACCGCTGCGCTGAACGACAACAGCGTCAACGAGCCACGGCTGTACCGGGTGGTCTCGGCCAAGATCGAGGAGCTGATCCGCGCCGAAAACATCCGCCCTGGCGAGCGCCTGCCGGCCGAACGCGAGCTGGCCACCAAGCTCGGCGTCAGCCGCACCTCCCTGCGCGAAGCCCTGATCGCCCTGGAACTGGGCGGCACGGTCGAAGTGCGCGGCGGCTCGGGGGTGTACGTCAGCGAACAGGCCCAGCCCCAGGCCGAGGTGCCGACCGTCGGGCCGGGGCCGTTCGAAGTGCTGGCCGCGCGCCGCCTGATCGAGGTCGAAGTCGCGGCGCTGGCCGCCAAGCACGCCAGCGACTCGGCCATCGACGCCATCCTGCGCGCGGTGGAAGAGATGGAGCAGCACCACGAAGACCGCAGCGGCAACGAATCGGCCGACCGCAACTTCCACCTGGCGATCGCACGCGCCACCGGCAACAGCGCGATGGTCGGCGTGATCGAATACCTGTGGAGCCAGCGCGGCTCGCTCTGGCACAAGCTGAAGGAACACTTCCAGACCGAAGAACTGCGCCAGCAGACCCTGATCGACCACCGCAACATCTTCGCCGCCATCGCCTCGCACGACGTGGCCGGCGCCCGCACCGCGATGCGCGCCCACCTCGACCGCGTGACCCGTACGTTCTCGCGCGGCTGA
- a CDS encoding translation initiation factor Sui1: MKSSSNSGLVYSTESGRMCPECRKPVSGCECKAKAAIKGDGVVRVSLQTKGRGGKSVTVVKGLALDAAALAQLGKQLRTACGSGGTVKDGVIEVQGEHCELIMETLRKLGHQPKRAGG, from the coding sequence ATGAAGAGCAGTTCGAACAGCGGCCTCGTTTATTCCACCGAGAGCGGCCGCATGTGCCCGGAGTGCCGCAAGCCCGTCTCGGGCTGCGAGTGCAAGGCCAAGGCCGCGATCAAGGGCGACGGCGTGGTGCGCGTGTCCTTGCAAACCAAGGGCCGGGGCGGCAAGAGCGTGACCGTCGTCAAGGGCCTCGCCCTCGATGCCGCCGCACTGGCCCAGCTGGGCAAGCAGCTGCGCACGGCATGCGGTTCCGGCGGGACCGTGAAGGATGGAGTGATCGAAGTGCAGGGCGAGCATTGCGAGCTGATCATGGAAACGCTCAGGAAGCTCGGCCACCAGCCGAAGCGGGCCGGCGGCTGA
- a CDS encoding TonB family protein, whose amino-acid sequence MPYSRGMKMLALSLAAAAALLSSPVFAARLQDPQQVMAMDLNACGRPVYPAAALARGAGGTTTVEVQIGEAGRVTDARVFTSSGREDLDKAALDAVRNCHFHGVLATGQAPTGWLKTQFVWIPGTQKTQAQDAALLASIRKSAEAGDPVARNTLGAWYQHGTHVKADPVQAAAWYLLAAQAGNAVAQNNLGVLYYRGLGVPYDQKQAVYWYAKAAEQGHGWAQANLAWAYQYGTTGELDMDKALHWLTRSAEGGLAAAQLRLGLLGMRRAVSDDERTAAVAWIARAAAQGDAAGQVHLGRSFELGLGNVQDNAQAATLYRKALGRSEGRAELALGKLLVSGRAVPADADEASGLFQKAMRSRLPEAYHQYGLILEQSGDLELARAIFLLGAKMGHCDATVKYVDVRPAQGTSTGELDAAFESRAQWCRTRPVLPSQL is encoded by the coding sequence ATGCCGTACAGTCGGGGCATGAAAATGCTCGCCCTCTCCCTGGCCGCTGCCGCGGCGCTCCTTTCCTCCCCAGTGTTCGCCGCCCGCCTGCAGGATCCGCAGCAGGTGATGGCCATGGACCTGAATGCCTGCGGGCGCCCGGTCTATCCCGCCGCCGCCCTGGCCCGGGGCGCCGGCGGCACGACGACGGTCGAAGTGCAGATCGGCGAAGCGGGGCGCGTGACCGATGCGCGCGTCTTCACGTCCAGCGGCAGGGAAGACCTCGACAAGGCCGCACTCGACGCGGTGCGCAACTGCCATTTTCATGGGGTGCTGGCCACGGGCCAGGCGCCCACCGGTTGGCTCAAGACGCAATTTGTCTGGATCCCCGGGACGCAGAAGACGCAGGCGCAGGATGCGGCGCTGCTCGCCAGCATCAGGAAAAGCGCGGAAGCGGGCGATCCGGTCGCCCGGAATACCCTGGGCGCCTGGTACCAGCACGGCACCCATGTCAAGGCCGATCCCGTGCAGGCGGCGGCCTGGTACCTGCTGGCGGCGCAAGCCGGCAATGCGGTCGCGCAGAACAATCTCGGCGTGCTGTACTACCGTGGCCTCGGCGTGCCGTATGACCAGAAGCAGGCGGTCTACTGGTATGCGAAAGCGGCGGAACAGGGACACGGCTGGGCCCAGGCCAACCTGGCATGGGCCTACCAGTACGGTACCACGGGAGAGCTCGACATGGACAAGGCGCTGCATTGGCTGACGCGCTCCGCCGAGGGCGGACTGGCGGCGGCGCAGCTGCGGCTTGGCCTGCTGGGCATGCGGCGCGCCGTCTCGGACGATGAGCGCACGGCGGCAGTGGCCTGGATCGCGCGGGCCGCGGCGCAGGGCGATGCGGCAGGGCAGGTCCATCTCGGCCGCAGTTTCGAACTGGGTCTCGGGAACGTGCAGGACAACGCGCAGGCGGCCACGCTGTACCGCAAGGCGCTCGGCCGCAGTGAAGGCCGTGCCGAGCTCGCCCTGGGCAAGCTGCTCGTATCCGGCCGCGCAGTGCCTGCGGACGCGGACGAAGCGTCCGGGCTGTTCCAGAAAGCGATGCGGAGCCGTCTGCCGGAGGCCTATCACCAGTACGGACTGATCCTGGAACAAAGCGGCGATCTGGAGCTGGCAAGGGCCATCTTCCTGCTGGGCGCGAAAATGGGCCATTGCGATGCCACGGTGAAGTATGTCGACGTGCGGCCGGCCCAGGGAACGTCGACCGGCGAGCTCGACGCCGCGTTCGAGTCGCGTGCGCAGTGGTGCAGGACCCGTCCGGTCTTGCCGTCCCAGCTTTGA
- a CDS encoding glycoside hydrolase family 28 protein: MTTRHINPQRRSLLYAASASVAGLAVGPALAASAGAKVAQDDPWARAQSIIDGFRKPLVFPKRDFPITAYGAEPCEAVMVTGYVADHEEGKVLTPAPGAKDCYAAIAAAIAACSAAGGGRVLIPAGNWLVKGPIVLKSNVNVHLARGAHVYFSNDPDDFAKYGDYDCGPRGKLVLSRWQSNDCLNYSPMVYAYGQTNIALTGEDWTSILDGQGGVPRADGETWWDWKGKRKGVAGKTPNPQRTQIAVNPLNPGSIRSLAPQLSDAQVALMEGKNDKWRTDEAYLPTLSEAGVPVAKRVFGRGHYLRPCMVEFIGCTNVLMQGYQLNQTPFWQHHPVNCSKVEIRGVHMDSMGPNSDGFDPEACNTVLVDGCTFNSGDDCIAIKAGKNLDTQFGPTQNVVIQHCVMNSGHGGVTLGSEMSGGIQHVYAQDIEFRNTHWATDPLNTAIRLKTNMNRGGFLRHFYVRNVTMPNGVNLKPQFYTPLPGSPIQPKSVGSGAGAVITFDCDYAPNADNVRTRPPVVEHIHISGVRVGNVATKDGPRSCYQALLLLGPVAFDYNGDKPAEILPIRDVTITDCDFGTPVNAAQPWFIHNVRNVKLTRVTIAGKQYDTTLQA; this comes from the coding sequence ATGACAACGCGACACATCAATCCGCAACGCCGTTCGCTGCTGTATGCTGCATCGGCATCGGTGGCCGGCCTGGCTGTGGGACCGGCGCTCGCCGCAAGCGCAGGAGCGAAGGTGGCACAAGACGATCCCTGGGCGCGCGCCCAAAGCATCATCGACGGGTTCAGGAAGCCGCTCGTCTTCCCCAAGCGCGACTTCCCCATTACCGCCTATGGCGCCGAGCCCTGCGAAGCGGTCATGGTGACCGGCTATGTGGCCGACCATGAGGAAGGCAAGGTCCTCACACCGGCGCCGGGCGCGAAGGACTGCTACGCGGCCATCGCGGCGGCCATCGCCGCCTGCAGCGCGGCGGGCGGGGGCCGGGTCCTGATCCCGGCCGGTAACTGGCTGGTGAAGGGACCGATCGTCCTGAAGTCGAACGTCAACGTGCACCTGGCCAGGGGCGCCCACGTCTACTTCAGCAACGATCCGGACGATTTCGCCAAGTACGGCGACTACGACTGCGGCCCCAGAGGCAAGCTGGTGCTCTCGCGCTGGCAGAGCAACGATTGCCTGAACTATTCGCCGATGGTCTACGCCTACGGCCAGACCAACATCGCCCTCACCGGCGAAGACTGGACCAGCATCCTGGACGGCCAGGGCGGCGTGCCGCGCGCCGACGGCGAGACCTGGTGGGACTGGAAGGGCAAGCGCAAGGGCGTGGCGGGAAAGACGCCCAACCCGCAGCGCACCCAGATCGCCGTCAACCCGCTCAATCCGGGCTCGATCCGCTCGCTTGCCCCGCAGCTGAGCGACGCCCAGGTCGCGCTCATGGAAGGCAAGAACGACAAATGGCGCACCGACGAAGCCTACCTGCCGACCCTGTCGGAAGCGGGCGTGCCGGTGGCCAAACGGGTATTCGGCCGCGGCCACTACCTGCGTCCCTGCATGGTCGAGTTCATCGGCTGCACCAATGTGCTGATGCAGGGCTACCAGCTGAACCAGACGCCGTTCTGGCAGCACCATCCGGTCAACTGCAGCAAGGTCGAGATCCGTGGCGTGCACATGGACAGCATGGGGCCGAATAGCGACGGCTTCGACCCGGAAGCCTGCAACACCGTGCTGGTCGACGGCTGCACCTTCAACAGCGGCGACGACTGCATCGCGATCAAGGCCGGCAAGAACCTCGACACCCAGTTCGGCCCGACCCAGAACGTGGTGATCCAGCACTGCGTCATGAACAGCGGCCACGGCGGCGTCACGCTGGGCAGCGAGATGTCGGGCGGAATCCAGCACGTGTATGCGCAGGACATCGAGTTCCGCAACACCCACTGGGCGACCGACCCGCTCAACACCGCGATCCGCCTGAAGACCAACATGAACCGCGGCGGCTTCCTGCGCCACTTCTACGTGCGCAACGTGACCATGCCGAACGGCGTCAACCTGAAGCCGCAGTTCTATACCCCGCTGCCCGGCTCGCCGATCCAGCCCAAGTCGGTGGGCTCCGGGGCAGGCGCCGTGATCACCTTCGACTGCGACTACGCGCCGAACGCCGACAACGTGCGCACCCGCCCGCCGGTCGTGGAGCACATCCACATCTCGGGCGTCAGGGTCGGCAACGTCGCCACCAAGGATGGTCCGCGCTCGTGCTACCAGGCGCTGCTCCTGCTCGGTCCGGTCGCCTTCGACTACAACGGCGACAAGCCGGCCGAGATCCTGCCGATCCGCGACGTGACCATCACCGACTGCGACTTCGGCACCCCGGTGAACGCGGCCCAGCCCTGGTTCATCCACAACGTCCGCAACGTCAAGCTCACCAGGGTCACCATCGCGGGCAAGCAGTACGACACGACCCTGCAAGCCTGA
- a CDS encoding cupin domain-containing protein yields the protein MALDPQQTYVHLADDGMARSVPGDSFWKLPPAERDAFGKGWLVSEFSFTQDWPNWEMHPHGDEFVYLLAGSVELLLERDSGVETIVLEGSGAVVVPRGVWHTAKVRAPSRMLHVTRGEGTGTRPAVP from the coding sequence ATGGCCCTCGATCCGCAGCAGACCTACGTCCACCTGGCCGACGATGGCATGGCACGGAGCGTTCCGGGCGACTCCTTCTGGAAGCTGCCGCCAGCCGAACGCGATGCCTTCGGCAAGGGCTGGCTGGTCAGCGAATTCTCGTTCACGCAAGACTGGCCGAACTGGGAAATGCATCCGCATGGCGACGAGTTCGTCTACCTGCTGGCCGGCAGTGTCGAGCTGCTGCTCGAACGCGACAGCGGGGTGGAGACGATCGTGCTGGAGGGCAGCGGCGCGGTCGTGGTGCCGCGCGGTGTCTGGCATACCGCCAAGGTACGCGCGCCCAGCCGCATGCTGCACGTGACGCGCGGCGAAGGGACCGGGACGCGGCCGGCCGTGCCATAA
- a CDS encoding TonB-dependent receptor plug domain-containing protein yields MKQTRITEQRFLLSAITAAVLTLTNTAIAQDAPMQRVEVTGSSIKRLATENALPLTTYKAEELTNQGLTTMTEVAVALTVAATNEPVGGGGGGTMINMRGLNTNRTLVLLNGRRLANEALGASSVNVDVIPMAAIERVEVLRDGASALYGTDAIAGVVNFITKKSVQDVTVHASTVQPQKSGGGDQKRVTLIAGKGDMATDGWNVYTAFSAQRRESLMQKDRPQIWDPVKLAALGGNPFTSNTSGGSASPANYTIYRNGKSANITGNPYFASGCVAPGLPQTTVPSTRTNANGGKTCITDPTIYPQLLPENQQVTLFTKGSLAHGDGGVLTVELNLSRSYIDAISPPQPFGANTNYDVRTASRKPLMITKASKWYPGGSGGVPAVAGLNGEDLALTWSLDELGAAKLHDVQKNARLVVADEGQVKGWDYRVGANYGYSHRDSGFKENFVRTPGVYAGVANGILNPFGAQDAAGRAYLESISADGEDFRVADVRHYGIDFNLSRTLMDLPGGSLGLAVGGDWHRETYEEDARMIGDEVVWRVNGSPGNNPSGARRVAALYAELDAPVTKELNLNFAVRGDHFSDFGSTFNPKASFRYQPMKQLMVRGTVSTGFRAPTLPELYGVPRTLAPSTSSWDDPLLCPSATPNVAGSGTLTTDPRFAGLGLDAERVCNTRLTTLVGANPELEPEKSKTYTVGFVIEPIKNFVATVDFWKIDMKGTIAQINEDSIFDNLARYQDLFVRNPDGTLQYITKTRLNMGGLKTQGIDLSLNYSYPTRNWGRFGFSMDGTYTDKYEGQNDVGSPWVDSVGRIGALSTGSTSANTYIFKWKHQARVNWNYGPFFAQLTQQYSSTYEDTNALPTQQPGQPFYNVIAPYRVYNLSTTYKFSKKFKVGAGVNNLFDTDPPLSNQRLSSRVVFAQNIAKPIGRAFTLRADYTF; encoded by the coding sequence GTGAAACAAACTCGTATCACCGAACAACGCTTCCTTCTGTCGGCAATCACTGCCGCAGTGCTGACCCTGACCAACACCGCCATCGCGCAGGACGCGCCGATGCAGCGTGTCGAAGTGACCGGTTCCTCGATCAAGCGCCTCGCCACCGAGAATGCCCTTCCGCTGACCACCTACAAGGCCGAAGAACTGACCAACCAGGGCCTGACCACGATGACGGAAGTCGCCGTGGCCCTGACCGTCGCGGCGACCAACGAACCGGTCGGCGGCGGCGGCGGCGGCACCATGATCAACATGCGCGGCCTGAACACCAACCGCACCCTGGTGCTGCTGAACGGCCGCCGCCTGGCCAACGAGGCGCTGGGCGCCAGCTCGGTCAACGTCGACGTGATCCCGATGGCCGCCATCGAGCGCGTCGAAGTGCTGCGCGACGGCGCCTCGGCGCTGTACGGCACCGACGCGATCGCCGGCGTGGTCAACTTCATCACCAAGAAATCGGTGCAGGACGTGACCGTCCACGCCAGCACGGTGCAGCCGCAAAAGTCCGGGGGCGGCGACCAGAAGCGCGTGACCCTGATCGCCGGCAAGGGCGACATGGCCACCGACGGCTGGAACGTCTACACCGCCTTCAGCGCCCAGCGCCGCGAGTCGCTGATGCAGAAGGACCGCCCGCAGATCTGGGATCCGGTCAAGCTGGCTGCGCTCGGCGGCAACCCGTTCACCTCGAACACCTCGGGCGGCTCGGCATCGCCTGCGAACTACACGATCTACCGCAACGGCAAGTCGGCCAACATCACCGGCAACCCGTACTTCGCGTCCGGCTGCGTGGCGCCAGGCCTGCCGCAGACCACGGTGCCGTCGACCCGCACCAACGCCAACGGCGGCAAGACCTGCATTACCGATCCGACCATCTACCCGCAGCTGCTGCCGGAGAACCAGCAGGTCACCCTGTTCACCAAGGGCAGCCTGGCCCATGGCGACGGCGGCGTGCTGACGGTCGAACTGAACCTGTCGCGCTCGTACATCGACGCCATCAGCCCGCCGCAGCCCTTCGGCGCGAACACCAACTACGACGTGCGCACCGCCTCGCGCAAGCCCTTGATGATCACCAAGGCCAGCAAGTGGTACCCGGGCGGCAGCGGCGGCGTGCCGGCCGTGGCCGGCCTGAACGGCGAAGACCTGGCGCTGACCTGGAGCCTGGACGAGCTGGGCGCGGCCAAGCTGCACGACGTGCAGAAGAATGCCCGCCTGGTCGTGGCCGATGAAGGCCAAGTCAAGGGTTGGGATTACCGCGTCGGCGCCAACTACGGCTACAGCCACCGCGACAGCGGCTTCAAGGAAAACTTCGTGCGCACGCCCGGCGTGTACGCGGGCGTCGCCAACGGCATCCTGAATCCGTTCGGCGCACAGGACGCCGCCGGCCGCGCCTACCTCGAGAGCATCTCGGCCGACGGCGAGGACTTCCGCGTGGCCGACGTGCGCCACTACGGCATCGACTTTAACCTCTCCCGCACGCTGATGGACCTGCCGGGCGGTTCCCTGGGCCTGGCCGTGGGCGGCGACTGGCATCGCGAGACCTACGAGGAAGATGCGCGCATGATCGGCGATGAGGTGGTCTGGCGGGTCAACGGTTCGCCCGGCAACAACCCGAGCGGCGCGCGCCGTGTCGCCGCGCTGTACGCCGAACTCGACGCGCCCGTCACGAAAGAGTTGAACCTGAACTTCGCCGTGCGCGGCGACCACTTCAGCGATTTCGGCTCGACCTTCAATCCGAAAGCCAGCTTCCGCTACCAGCCGATGAAACAGCTGATGGTGCGCGGCACGGTCAGCACGGGCTTTCGCGCGCCGACCCTGCCTGAACTGTACGGTGTGCCGCGCACGCTGGCGCCGTCGACCTCGAGCTGGGACGATCCGCTGCTGTGCCCGAGCGCCACCCCGAACGTGGCCGGCTCCGGCACCCTGACCACCGATCCGCGCTTCGCCGGCCTGGGCCTGGACGCCGAGCGCGTCTGCAACACGCGCCTGACCACGCTGGTGGGCGCCAACCCGGAACTGGAACCGGAAAAATCGAAGACCTATACCGTCGGCTTCGTGATCGAACCGATCAAGAACTTCGTTGCCACCGTCGACTTCTGGAAGATCGACATGAAAGGCACCATCGCCCAGATCAACGAGGATTCCATCTTCGACAACCTGGCGCGCTACCAGGACCTGTTCGTGCGTAACCCGGACGGCACGCTGCAGTACATCACGAAGACGCGCCTGAACATGGGTGGCCTGAAGACCCAGGGCATCGACCTGAGCCTGAACTACTCGTACCCGACCAGGAACTGGGGCCGCTTCGGCTTCTCGATGGACGGCACCTACACCGACAAGTACGAAGGCCAGAACGACGTCGGCAGCCCATGGGTCGACAGCGTCGGCCGGATCGGCGCCCTGTCCACCGGTTCCACCTCGGCCAACACCTACATCTTCAAGTGGAAGCACCAGGCGCGCGTGAACTGGAACTACGGCCCGTTCTTCGCCCAGCTGACGCAGCAGTATTCCTCGACCTACGAGGATACCAACGCGCTGCCGACCCAGCAGCCGGGCCAGCCGTTCTACAACGTGATCGCACCATACCGCGTGTACAACCTGTCGACCACCTACAAGTTCTCGAAGAAGTTCAAGGTCGGCGCCGGCGTGAACAACCTGTTCGACACCGATCCGCCGCTGTCGAACCAGCGCCTGTCCTCGCGGGTCGTGTTTGCGCAGAACATCGCCAAGCCGATCGGGCGTGCCTTCACGCTGCGCGCGGACTACACGTTCTAA
- a CDS encoding YdcF family protein has translation MLDLINAIPRSLILPPANLFLLILIGLALWRRWPRTGRSLAGAGVAALALLSMPKVAELFIRPLERMTAPLHAPERAGAQAIVVLAAGRLRAAPEYGGRDIPDVTALARLRYAAHLQRRTKLPVLVSGGTVGKPGAGEGAYSLADAMAAALREDFGVPVQWIEARSRDTAENAAFSAALLREDEVRRVLLVTDAMHMARARAAFERAGLEVVDAPTMFFGDQARSIHAWVPSAEGLRRSWYAMYELIGLGWYRLRAGGAQAPERWALSRRPASAGGRAS, from the coding sequence ATGCTCGACCTGATCAACGCCATCCCGCGCAGCCTGATTCTTCCTCCCGCCAACCTGTTCCTGCTGATCCTGATCGGGCTGGCCCTGTGGCGCCGCTGGCCGCGCACCGGCCGCAGCCTCGCGGGAGCCGGGGTGGCGGCACTGGCCTTGCTGTCGATGCCGAAGGTGGCGGAGCTCTTCATCCGGCCGCTGGAGCGGATGACCGCGCCCCTGCACGCGCCGGAACGCGCCGGCGCCCAGGCGATCGTCGTGCTCGCGGCCGGAAGGCTGCGCGCGGCCCCCGAGTACGGCGGCCGCGACATCCCCGATGTCACCGCCCTGGCGCGCCTGCGCTACGCGGCCCACCTCCAGCGGCGCACGAAGCTGCCCGTCCTGGTCAGCGGCGGCACCGTCGGGAAGCCTGGCGCCGGTGAAGGCGCTTATTCGCTGGCCGATGCGATGGCGGCCGCCTTGCGCGAGGATTTCGGCGTGCCGGTGCAATGGATCGAGGCACGCTCGCGCGACACCGCCGAAAACGCCGCGTTCAGCGCCGCGCTGTTGCGCGAGGACGAGGTCCGGCGTGTCCTGCTCGTGACCGATGCCATGCACATGGCGCGCGCCCGCGCCGCATTCGAACGGGCCGGGCTCGAGGTGGTCGACGCGCCGACCATGTTCTTCGGCGACCAGGCCCGCAGCATCCATGCCTGGGTGCCCAGTGCCGAGGGCTTGCGCCGCTCCTGGTATGCCATGTACGAACTGATCGGCTTGGGCTGGTACCGGCTGCGCGCGGGCGGCGCGCAGGCCCCTGAGCGCTGGGCGCTCAGCCGCCGGCCCGCTTCGGCTGGTGGCCGAGCTTCCTGA
- a CDS encoding alpha/beta fold hydrolase, translating to MRRASLGLALALATAAAFAQAPYNADTTYRKLVRDYPDIRIASAEAPAPVQVRKDLAYARRGDLSLALDLYLPGPGGKPAPLVILVHGGGWGAGERSNMAPLAARLAARGYAAATVSYRLSGQARYPAAIEDVKEAVRWLRERAGNDGIDPAKVAIAGGSAGGQIASLVGMLEPQAIRAVVNIDGLSDFTSEEARRHEDDPNKHPSAAGAWFGGRYAEKEALWRAASPIGHVGKNSPPVLFITSSVPRFSVGREAMAAKLATHGIHTDTVALAGTPHSFWLFDPWVSPTVDAMAAFLERVLGPVPARAPWSPDLGDGRYRNPILHADYSDPDAIRVGDTYYMVSSSFANAPGLPLLVSKDMVNWELKGHALPRLVPGAQFAAPQHGKGVWAPSLRHHDGKFWIFYPDPDNGVYVTTAKDFDGPWSAPHLLLPGKGIIDPAPLWDEDGKAYLIHAWAKSRAGFNNVLTLREMAPDGRSLLDTEGKVVIDGDKLPGYRTLEGPKLYKANGYYYVFAPAGGVEHGWQSVFRSRSIDGPYESRIVMEQGATGINGPHQGA from the coding sequence GTGAGGCGGGCCTCGCTCGGCCTGGCGCTGGCACTGGCGACCGCCGCGGCCTTTGCCCAGGCGCCGTACAACGCCGACACCACCTACCGCAAGCTGGTCCGCGACTATCCCGACATCCGCATCGCCAGCGCCGAGGCGCCGGCCCCGGTCCAGGTACGCAAGGACCTCGCGTATGCGCGCCGCGGCGACCTGTCATTGGCGCTCGACCTCTACCTGCCCGGTCCGGGCGGCAAACCGGCGCCCCTGGTGATCCTGGTCCACGGCGGCGGCTGGGGCGCCGGCGAACGCAGCAACATGGCGCCGCTGGCGGCGCGCCTTGCCGCGCGCGGCTATGCGGCCGCCACCGTCAGCTATCGTTTGTCGGGACAGGCGCGCTACCCGGCCGCGATCGAGGACGTGAAGGAAGCAGTGCGCTGGCTGCGCGAACGCGCAGGCAATGACGGCATCGACCCGGCAAAGGTCGCCATCGCCGGCGGCTCGGCCGGCGGCCAGATCGCCTCGCTGGTCGGCATGCTGGAGCCGCAAGCCATCCGCGCGGTGGTGAACATCGACGGCCTGTCCGACTTCACCTCGGAGGAAGCGCGCAGGCACGAGGACGATCCGAACAAGCATCCCTCCGCCGCCGGCGCCTGGTTCGGCGGCCGCTATGCCGAGAAGGAAGCGCTGTGGCGCGCGGCGTCGCCCATCGGGCACGTGGGCAAGAACAGCCCGCCGGTACTCTTCATTACCAGCAGCGTGCCGCGCTTCTCGGTGGGACGCGAGGCAATGGCGGCGAAATTGGCTACGCATGGCATCCATACCGATACCGTGGCGCTGGCCGGCACCCCGCATTCGTTCTGGCTGTTCGATCCCTGGGTCTCGCCGACGGTCGACGCGATGGCGGCTTTTCTCGAGCGCGTGCTCGGCCCCGTGCCTGCGCGCGCACCGTGGTCGCCCGACCTCGGCGACGGCCGCTACCGCAACCCGATCCTGCATGCCGATTATTCCGACCCGGACGCGATCCGCGTGGGCGACACCTACTACATGGTGTCCTCGAGCTTCGCCAACGCGCCCGGCCTGCCGCTGCTGGTCTCGAAAGACATGGTCAACTGGGAGCTGAAGGGCCATGCGCTGCCCCGGCTGGTGCCCGGCGCGCAGTTCGCCGCGCCCCAGCACGGCAAGGGCGTATGGGCGCCGTCCCTGCGCCACCACGACGGCAAATTCTGGATCTTTTATCCCGACCCCGACAACGGCGTCTACGTCACCACCGCGAAAGATTTCGACGGTCCCTGGAGCGCCCCACACCTGCTCCTGCCCGGCAAGGGCATCATCGACCCGGCCCCGCTGTGGGACGAAGACGGCAAGGCTTACCTGATCCACGCCTGGGCCAAGAGCCGGGCCGGCTTCAACAACGTGCTCACGCTGCGCGAGATGGCGCCCGACGGCCGCAGCCTGCTCGACACCGAGGGCAAGGTGGTCATCGACGGCGACAAGCTGCCCGGCTACCGCACGCTGGAAGGGCCGAAGCTGTACAAGGCGAACGGCTATTACTACGTGTTCGCGCCGGCCGGCGGCGTCGAGCATGGCTGGCAATCGGTGTTCCGCTCGCGCAGCATCGACGGGCCCTACGAGTCGCGCATCGTGATGGAGCAGGGCGCGACCGGCATCAACGGGCCGCACCAGGGCGCCTGA